The following are encoded in a window of Stigmatella erecta genomic DNA:
- a CDS encoding UDP-N-acetylmuramoyl-tripeptide--D-alanyl-D-alanine ligase: protein MAARFTDADVLKATGAHRRGGAAPAAYPVLSTDTRSLPPGCLFVALQGERFDAHTFLAQAQAGGAAGAVVRAGQALPALPADFPLYEVPDTLAALGALARFHRERFRIPVGAVGGSNGKTTTKEMVGAILATRGPALKTEGNLNNEVGVPLTLLRLEDTHVAAVIEAGMNRPGEITRLTRVIQPQAGLITVVQPEHLEGLGSLEGVAEAEGELFRELPPEAVAVVNLDDPLIPAQAAKGRGKRLTFGRAEGADVRLARVETLGREGLALTVRTRGQDWAVRLHFIGEHNALNATGAFALALALGYSPEECVRGLESARPYARRLNVVDGLNGVTVVDDCYNANPASMGAALDTLRTLVGPGGRAVAVLGDMLELGPGELEEHAALGAQAAGKAQLVAFFGPRSEKGFQAASRLGEATAHFTEPGALVDWLKARLKVGDVVLVKASRGMRLERVVAALTGAAAPGGVH from the coding sequence ATGGCCGCTCGATTCACCGACGCAGACGTGCTGAAGGCGACCGGGGCCCACCGGCGGGGGGGAGCCGCTCCCGCCGCCTACCCGGTCCTCTCCACGGACACCCGCTCCCTGCCCCCGGGGTGCCTCTTCGTGGCGCTCCAGGGGGAGCGCTTCGATGCGCACACCTTCCTGGCGCAGGCCCAGGCGGGGGGCGCCGCGGGGGCGGTGGTGCGCGCGGGGCAGGCGCTGCCGGCACTGCCCGCGGACTTTCCCCTGTACGAGGTGCCGGACACGCTGGCGGCCCTGGGCGCCCTCGCCCGGTTCCACCGCGAGCGCTTCCGCATTCCGGTGGGGGCGGTGGGCGGCTCCAACGGGAAGACGACGACGAAGGAGATGGTGGGCGCGATCCTCGCCACGCGGGGGCCCGCGCTGAAGACGGAGGGCAACCTCAACAACGAGGTGGGCGTTCCGCTCACGCTGCTGCGCCTGGAGGACACGCACGTCGCGGCCGTCATCGAGGCCGGGATGAACCGTCCGGGCGAAATCACCCGGCTGACGCGCGTGATTCAGCCCCAGGCGGGCCTCATCACCGTGGTGCAGCCGGAGCACCTGGAGGGGCTGGGCAGCCTGGAGGGCGTGGCCGAGGCGGAAGGGGAGCTGTTCCGGGAGCTGCCGCCCGAGGCGGTGGCGGTGGTGAACCTGGATGATCCGCTCATCCCCGCGCAGGCCGCGAAAGGCCGGGGCAAGCGCCTCACCTTCGGGCGCGCGGAGGGCGCGGACGTGCGCCTCGCGCGCGTGGAAACCCTGGGCCGCGAGGGGCTGGCGCTGACGGTGCGCACCCGGGGACAGGACTGGGCGGTGCGGCTGCACTTCATCGGCGAGCACAACGCCCTCAATGCCACCGGGGCCTTCGCCCTGGCGCTGGCGCTGGGCTACTCGCCGGAGGAGTGCGTGCGCGGCCTGGAGTCGGCGCGGCCGTACGCGCGGCGGCTCAACGTGGTGGACGGGCTGAACGGCGTCACCGTGGTGGATGACTGCTACAACGCCAACCCTGCCTCCATGGGGGCGGCGCTGGACACGCTGCGCACCCTGGTGGGGCCCGGAGGCCGCGCGGTGGCGGTGCTCGGGGACATGCTGGAGCTGGGCCCAGGGGAGCTGGAAGAGCACGCGGCGCTGGGGGCTCAGGCGGCCGGCAAGGCGCAGCTCGTGGCCTTCTTCGGCCCGCGCTCGGAGAAGGGCTTTCAGGCGGCCTCCCGCCTGGGCGAGGCAACGGCCCACTTCACGGAGCCCGGAGCGCTGGTGGACTGGCTGAAGGCCCGTTTGAAGGTGGGGGATGTGGTCCTGGTGAAGGCGAGCCGGGGCATGCGTCTGGAGCGGGTGGTGGCGGCCCTCACGGGCGCCGCGGCACCCGGAGGAGTTCACTAG